One region of Jatrophihabitans cynanchi genomic DNA includes:
- a CDS encoding DUF3097 domain-containing protein, with amino-acid sequence MRYTDDVLTQPARRAPKVAEVPAEADLVVETADGAFCGAVVAVGRAVDSGEKRDTVTLEDRHGRRRVFALLPAAFLLDGKPVTLVRPGPTPAGSRPRAKTASGSYAVAGATARVARASRIWVEGVHDAALLERIWGDDLRVEGVVVEPLDGIDNLLEHVRAFQPGPQRRVGVLVDHLVAGSKETRIVDGLRRAGFARDVLVTGHPYVDVWQAVKPRALGIESWPQVPRGIEWKAGICAALGVSEPREMWRRVLASVDSYADVEVPLLRAVEELIDFVTA; translated from the coding sequence GTGCGCTACACCGACGACGTCCTCACCCAGCCGGCGCGCCGCGCCCCGAAGGTGGCAGAGGTGCCTGCCGAAGCCGACCTGGTCGTGGAGACGGCGGACGGCGCGTTCTGCGGTGCCGTGGTTGCGGTGGGCCGCGCGGTGGACAGCGGGGAGAAGCGCGACACGGTCACCCTCGAGGACCGTCACGGCAGGCGCAGGGTGTTCGCGCTGCTGCCGGCCGCGTTCCTGCTCGACGGCAAACCGGTCACCCTGGTGCGTCCCGGGCCCACCCCGGCCGGCAGCCGGCCGCGTGCCAAGACCGCCTCGGGTTCGTATGCCGTCGCCGGCGCGACCGCACGGGTGGCACGGGCCAGCCGGATCTGGGTCGAGGGCGTGCACGACGCCGCGCTGCTGGAACGGATCTGGGGCGATGACCTGCGCGTAGAGGGCGTGGTCGTCGAGCCCCTCGACGGCATCGACAACCTGCTCGAGCACGTGCGGGCGTTTCAGCCCGGACCGCAGCGGCGCGTCGGCGTGCTCGTCGACCACCTGGTCGCGGGCAGCAAGGAGACGCGCATCGTGGACGGGCTGCGCCGGGCCGGGTTCGCGCGCGACGTCCTGGTCACCGGGCACCCGTACGTCGACGTCTGGCAGGCGGTCAAGCCGCGAGCCCTGGGAATCGAGAGCTGGCCGCAGGTGCCGCGCGGAATCGAGTGGAAGGCAGGGATCTGCGCGGCGCTCGGGGTCAGCGAGCCGCGGGAGATGTGGCGGCGGGTGCTCGCGAGCGTGGATTCGTACGCCGACGTCGAGGTCCCGCTGCTGCGGGCGGTCGAGGAACTCATCGACTTCGTGACGGCATAG
- a CDS encoding quinone oxidoreductase family protein — translation MRGIEITEFGGPEKLVVSELPDPVPGEGQQLLDVLAAGVNYADTHQTEDSYLAKQTLPMIPGGEVVVRDADGHRLLGLLGSGGYAEKVAADPRRLFEIPDDVSDAQALTTLVQGATAWHLLRTSAHLAEGESVVVHAGAGGVGTLAIQLARRWGAGRIIATASSIEKRQLALDLGADVAVDSRTEDLTEALREANSGKGVDVVLEMTGGRVFDQSLAALAPLGRLAVFGMASRTPPTPVEPGRLMGRSTAVIGFWLVHIAQRPALLAQAVTDLLSCIAEGSIQPVIGRTYPLERAADAHRALLDRSSVGKLVLDPRPSLA, via the coding sequence ATGCGCGGCATCGAGATCACCGAGTTCGGCGGCCCGGAGAAGCTGGTCGTGAGCGAGCTGCCCGACCCGGTTCCGGGCGAGGGCCAGCAGCTGCTCGACGTGCTGGCCGCGGGCGTCAACTACGCCGACACGCACCAGACCGAGGACTCCTACCTCGCCAAGCAGACGCTGCCGATGATCCCCGGCGGCGAGGTCGTCGTGCGTGACGCCGACGGACATCGGCTGCTCGGACTGCTCGGCTCCGGCGGCTACGCCGAGAAGGTCGCCGCCGATCCGCGCCGGTTGTTCGAGATCCCGGACGACGTGTCCGACGCGCAGGCGCTGACGACGCTGGTGCAGGGCGCCACCGCCTGGCACCTGCTGCGCACCAGCGCGCACCTCGCCGAGGGTGAGTCGGTGGTCGTTCACGCCGGCGCGGGCGGGGTCGGCACCCTCGCGATCCAGCTCGCCCGCCGCTGGGGCGCCGGCCGGATCATCGCCACCGCGTCCAGCATCGAGAAGCGGCAGCTCGCGCTCGACCTCGGTGCGGACGTCGCCGTCGACTCGCGCACCGAGGACCTCACCGAGGCGCTGCGCGAGGCCAACAGCGGCAAGGGTGTCGACGTGGTGCTGGAGATGACCGGCGGGCGGGTGTTCGACCAGAGCCTGGCCGCGCTGGCGCCGCTGGGGCGGCTGGCGGTGTTCGGGATGGCGTCGCGGACGCCGCCGACACCGGTCGAGCCCGGCCGGCTGATGGGGCGCAGCACAGCGGTGATCGGGTTCTGGCTGGTGCACATCGCGCAGCGTCCGGCGTTGCTGGCGCAGGCGGTCACCGATCTGCTGTCCTGCATCGCCGAGGGGTCGATCCAGCCGGTGATCGGGCGCACCTACCCGCTGGAGCGCGCCGCCGACGCGCATCGGGCGCTGCTCGACCGCAGCAGCGTCGGCAAGCTGGTGCTCGACCCGCGTCCCTCTCTCGCATGA
- the fabI gene encoding enoyl-ACP reductase FabI: MGLLDGKRLLITGVITDASLAFGVARMAQQEGAQVVLTGFGRMSLVERVARKLPQPAPVIELDVTDQEHLDSLAERVREHVDGLDAVFHSIGFAPPSCLGGGFLDAPWDDVATAVQVSAYSLKSLAVAALPLFGEAGGSVLGLTFDARIAWPAYDWMGVAKAGLESTSRYLARELGPRKIRVNLIAAGPIRTMAAKSIPGFNTFEDAWNGRAPLGWDNADSEPVARSAVALMSDWFPATTGEMVHVDGGFHAMGV; this comes from the coding sequence ATGGGACTTCTGGACGGCAAGCGGCTACTGATCACCGGCGTCATCACCGACGCGTCGCTCGCGTTCGGCGTGGCGCGGATGGCACAGCAGGAGGGCGCCCAGGTGGTGCTGACCGGCTTCGGCCGGATGTCGCTGGTCGAGCGGGTAGCGCGCAAGCTGCCGCAGCCCGCCCCGGTGATCGAGCTGGACGTCACCGACCAGGAGCACCTGGACTCGCTCGCCGAGCGGGTGCGCGAGCACGTCGACGGCCTCGACGCGGTGTTCCACTCGATCGGCTTCGCCCCGCCGTCCTGCCTCGGCGGTGGGTTCCTGGACGCGCCGTGGGACGACGTGGCGACCGCCGTCCAGGTCTCGGCGTACTCGCTGAAGTCACTGGCCGTCGCGGCACTTCCGCTGTTCGGCGAGGCCGGCGGCTCGGTTCTCGGGCTGACGTTCGACGCGCGCATCGCCTGGCCCGCGTACGACTGGATGGGCGTGGCCAAGGCGGGCCTGGAGTCGACGTCCCGCTACCTGGCCCGCGAACTGGGCCCGCGCAAGATCCGGGTGAACCTGATAGCGGCCGGGCCGATCCGCACGATGGCCGCCAAGAGCATCCCCGGTTTCAACACCTTCGAGGACGCCTGGAACGGGCGCGCGCCGCTCGGCTGGGACAACGCCGACAGCGAGCCGGTCGCGCGCAGCGCGGTCGCGCTGATGTCCGACTGGTTCCCGGCCACCACCGGCGAGATGGTGCACGTGGACGGTGGCTTCCACGCGATGGGAGTCTGA
- the moaA gene encoding GTP 3',8-cyclase MoaA, with product MTTARATEPPAVLVDSFGRVATDLRISLTDRCSLRCTYCMPAEGLDWLTRTERLSDDEIVHLADVFVRLGMRSIRLTGGEPLVHGTLVSVVRRLAQLQPRPELSLTTNGISLDRKAGALVAAGLDRINVSVDTLDRKRFAELTRRDRLPEVLAGVAAAAAAGLSPLKINSVLMRDANLDEAPALLEWALRSGYELRFIEHMPLDADHIWQRGSMVTADEILQVLAAKYTLQPHGHRGHAPAEDFDVLDGPGAEHWAQQPGRVGVIASVTRPFCRDCDRLRLTADGQLRTCLFAQTETDLRGPLRAGASDAELGEIIKTAVAGKQAGHGIDNADFVQPTRTMSAIGG from the coding sequence ATGACCACCGCCCGCGCCACCGAACCACCCGCCGTGCTGGTGGACTCGTTCGGTCGGGTCGCCACCGACCTGCGGATCTCGCTGACCGATCGCTGCTCGCTGCGCTGCACCTATTGCATGCCGGCCGAGGGCCTGGACTGGCTCACCCGCACCGAGCGGCTCAGCGACGACGAGATCGTGCACCTGGCCGACGTGTTCGTCCGGTTGGGGATGCGCAGCATCCGGCTCACGGGCGGCGAGCCGTTGGTGCATGGCACCCTGGTGTCCGTGGTGCGGCGCCTGGCCCAGTTGCAGCCGCGCCCGGAGCTGTCGCTGACGACCAACGGCATCAGCCTGGACCGCAAGGCCGGTGCGCTCGTCGCGGCCGGACTGGACCGGATCAACGTCTCGGTCGACACGCTGGACCGCAAGCGGTTCGCCGAGCTGACCCGGCGCGACCGGCTGCCCGAGGTGCTGGCCGGCGTGGCTGCCGCGGCCGCTGCCGGGCTGAGCCCGCTCAAGATCAACTCCGTGCTCATGCGGGACGCGAACCTGGACGAGGCGCCCGCGCTGCTGGAGTGGGCACTGCGCTCGGGCTACGAACTGCGCTTCATCGAACACATGCCGCTGGACGCCGACCACATCTGGCAGCGCGGCTCGATGGTGACCGCCGATGAGATCTTGCAGGTGCTCGCGGCGAAGTACACGCTGCAGCCGCACGGGCACCGCGGCCATGCACCGGCGGAGGACTTCGACGTGCTGGACGGACCGGGCGCGGAGCACTGGGCGCAGCAGCCGGGCCGGGTCGGCGTCATCGCGTCGGTGACCCGGCCGTTCTGCCGTGACTGCGACCGGCTGCGGCTGACCGCCGACGGTCAGCTGCGCACCTGCCTGTTCGCCCAGACGGAGACCGACCTGCGCGGGCCGCTGCGCGCGGGCGCGTCCGACGCCGAACTCGGCGAGATCATCAAGACGGCCGTGGCCGGCAAGCAGGCCGGGCACGGGATCGACAACGCCGACTTCGTGCAGCCAACGCGCACCATGTCCGCGATCGGCGGCTAG
- a CDS encoding C40 family peptidase: MRRPGRPRPRLVAALAVLATVASLVTAPAFLAEAAPPPNPTDGQISRAQAQKNALADEVGQLSARAATLQAQLGQMRAKQELAEQKLAYALQLLEQAKQTAQQARATAQAAQTQVENAQLEFVAYAQASYMSGTIGGTTGSLLTADDPNVLLQQGALEQYQSSHQLGAINDLQRAKVGKSNADAAARKAVLAQTSAADAAAQAKQAADDAVTATIAQEQQVQQSIAANQTKLDAARLQLETLNGQRAKYEAWQKEQARLAELRRKRAEERRRQAELARQRAERNQGSSGGGGGSSWSPPPTPSGGSWSASRGQQAVNRAERYLGWMYAWAGGNAGGPTRGVCAGDGAYNDCNIVGFDCSGLVMYAWGPYLDLAHYAATQYTQAGSYHPSSGNFRPGDLLFWSSDGTIGGIHHVAIYVGGGNVIQAPQSGSVIQITPWDEVSWGYFGATRPLT, from the coding sequence GTGCGCCGTCCCGGACGCCCGCGTCCGCGCCTCGTGGCCGCTCTGGCCGTCCTCGCGACCGTCGCCTCGCTGGTGACCGCACCGGCGTTCCTCGCCGAGGCCGCGCCTCCGCCGAACCCGACGGACGGGCAGATCAGCCGCGCACAGGCGCAGAAGAACGCGCTGGCCGACGAGGTGGGGCAGCTGAGCGCGCGGGCCGCCACGCTGCAGGCGCAGCTGGGCCAGATGCGGGCGAAGCAGGAGTTGGCCGAGCAGAAGCTCGCGTACGCGCTGCAGTTGCTCGAGCAGGCCAAGCAGACCGCGCAGCAGGCCAGGGCCACCGCGCAGGCGGCGCAGACGCAGGTGGAGAACGCCCAGCTGGAGTTCGTCGCCTACGCCCAGGCGTCCTACATGAGCGGGACGATCGGCGGAACCACCGGCAGCCTGCTCACCGCGGACGACCCGAACGTGCTGCTGCAGCAGGGCGCGCTGGAGCAGTACCAGTCCAGCCACCAGCTCGGCGCCATCAACGACCTGCAACGCGCCAAGGTCGGCAAGTCGAACGCGGACGCCGCGGCGCGCAAGGCGGTGCTTGCCCAGACCTCCGCGGCCGACGCCGCGGCCCAGGCCAAGCAGGCCGCCGACGACGCGGTCACCGCCACCATCGCGCAGGAACAGCAGGTGCAGCAGTCGATCGCCGCCAACCAGACCAAGCTGGACGCGGCACGCCTGCAGCTCGAGACCCTCAACGGCCAGCGAGCCAAGTACGAAGCGTGGCAGAAGGAGCAGGCCCGGCTCGCCGAGCTGCGGCGAAAGCGCGCCGAGGAGCGGCGCCGTCAGGCAGAGCTCGCCCGGCAGCGGGCCGAGCGGAACCAGGGCAGCAGCGGCGGGGGCGGCGGAAGCAGCTGGTCACCGCCGCCCACCCCCAGCGGGGGAAGCTGGTCGGCATCGCGCGGCCAGCAGGCCGTCAACCGGGCCGAGCGCTACCTCGGCTGGATGTACGCCTGGGCCGGCGGCAACGCCGGTGGCCCGACCCGCGGTGTCTGCGCGGGAGACGGCGCGTACAACGACTGCAACATCGTCGGTTTCGACTGCTCCGGGCTGGTGATGTATGCCTGGGGTCCGTACCTGGATCTGGCCCACTACGCGGCGACGCAGTACACCCAGGCGGGCTCGTACCACCCGAGCAGCGGCAACTTCCGTCCCGGCGACCTGCTGTTCTGGAGCTCGGACGGGACCATCGGTGGCATCCACCATGTGGCGATCTATGTCGGCGGGGGGAACGTGATCCAGGCTCCGCAGAGCGGATCGGTCATCCAGATCACCCCGTGGGACGAGGTGTCCTGGGGTTACTTCGGCGCGACCCGCCCGCTGACCTGA
- a CDS encoding DUF58 domain-containing protein translates to MGRTLSVSNPVSEHGPALDLHAADHLLRRLELSVRNRLDGLLQGNYLGLVPGPGSEAGESRQYVPGDDVRRMDWPVTARTTVPHVRQTIADRELETWLVVDLSPSMDFGTARTEKRELVLAAVTTVAHLTVRGGNRIGAVVSTGSHTYRIPAMPGRAHARYLLRRVATTPRAEAVRADAGLAGMLESLRRPQRRRGLVAVVSDYLDSSGADLDREPAWARPLRALADRHQLLGIEVLDPRELELPAAGLVTFQDPETGRALEVQTSSAQLRRRYAEAASGQRARVATALRHSGAAHLQLRTDRDWISDVVRFVIARRQFVVGSVGAGVR, encoded by the coding sequence CTGGGGCGAACGCTCAGCGTGAGCAATCCGGTGAGCGAGCACGGTCCGGCGCTCGACCTGCACGCGGCGGACCACCTGCTGCGACGCCTGGAACTGTCCGTCCGCAACCGGTTGGACGGGCTGCTGCAGGGCAACTACCTGGGGCTGGTGCCAGGTCCCGGTTCGGAGGCGGGGGAGTCGCGCCAGTACGTCCCTGGCGATGACGTCCGCCGGATGGACTGGCCGGTCACCGCGCGCACCACGGTGCCGCATGTGCGCCAAACGATCGCGGACCGCGAGCTGGAGACCTGGCTGGTGGTGGACCTGTCGCCCAGCATGGACTTCGGCACCGCGCGCACCGAGAAGCGCGAACTCGTGCTGGCGGCGGTCACGACCGTCGCCCACCTGACCGTGCGCGGTGGCAACCGGATCGGCGCGGTCGTCAGCACCGGTTCGCACACCTACCGGATCCCGGCGATGCCCGGGCGGGCGCACGCGCGGTACCTGTTGCGCCGGGTGGCGACCACGCCGCGCGCCGAGGCCGTCCGGGCGGACGCCGGTCTGGCGGGCATGCTGGAGTCGCTGCGGCGCCCGCAGCGCCGGCGCGGCCTGGTCGCCGTCGTCTCGGACTACCTCGACTCCTCCGGAGCGGACCTGGACCGTGAGCCCGCGTGGGCGCGGCCGTTGCGCGCGCTGGCCGACCGGCATCAGCTGCTGGGCATCGAGGTGCTCGACCCGCGCGAGCTGGAGTTGCCGGCCGCCGGCCTGGTCACCTTCCAGGACCCGGAGACCGGGCGGGCGCTCGAGGTGCAGACGTCCTCGGCGCAGCTGCGCCGCCGCTACGCCGAGGCCGCCAGCGGCCAGCGGGCCCGGGTTGCCACGGCGCTGCGGCACTCCGGCGCTGCCCACCTGCAGCTGCGCACCGACCGCGACTGGATCAGCGACGTGGTGCGGTTCGTCATCGCCCGGCGCCAGTTCGTGGTCGGCTCGGTCGGCGCGGGGGTGCGCTGA
- the fabG gene encoding 3-oxoacyl-ACP reductase FabG — translation MARTVLVTGGNRGIGLAVAQAFAANGDRVAITHRGSEPPGGLFGVRCDVTSVDEVDAAFTAVEAELGPVEVLVSNAGMTDDTLLLRMSEESFQRVVDTNLTGAYRVAKRAAQGMLKARRGRMIFVSSVVALVGSPGQANYAASKAGLIGLARSIARELGSRSITANVIAPGFIDTDMTAELGEARKAEILGTVPLKRYGTAEEIAGAALYLASDAAAYVSGVVLPVDGGLGMGI, via the coding sequence GTGGCACGGACGGTTCTGGTGACAGGCGGCAACCGCGGCATCGGCCTCGCGGTGGCTCAGGCCTTCGCGGCCAACGGCGACCGGGTGGCGATCACGCATCGCGGCAGCGAGCCCCCGGGAGGACTGTTCGGCGTTCGGTGCGACGTCACGTCCGTCGACGAGGTGGACGCCGCGTTCACCGCCGTCGAGGCCGAACTCGGCCCGGTCGAGGTGCTCGTCTCCAACGCCGGGATGACCGACGACACGCTGCTGCTGCGGATGAGCGAGGAGTCCTTCCAGCGCGTCGTCGACACCAACCTGACCGGCGCCTACCGGGTGGCCAAGCGGGCCGCCCAGGGCATGCTCAAGGCCCGCCGCGGCCGGATGATCTTCGTCTCCTCGGTGGTGGCGCTCGTCGGCTCGCCCGGCCAGGCGAACTACGCGGCCAGCAAGGCCGGGCTGATCGGCCTGGCCCGCTCGATCGCCCGCGAGCTGGGCAGCCGGTCGATCACCGCGAACGTGATCGCGCCCGGCTTCATCGACACCGACATGACCGCCGAACTCGGCGAGGCACGCAAGGCCGAGATCCTCGGCACCGTCCCGCTCAAGCGGTACGGCACGGCCGAGGAGATCGCCGGTGCGGCGCTCTACCTGGCCTCGGACGCGGCGGCGTACGTCTCCGGCGTGGTGCTACCGGTCGACGGCGGACTCGGGATGGGGATCTGA
- a CDS encoding ferrochelatase — protein sequence MSEFDAFLLLSFGGPEGPEDVMPFLRNVTRGRGVPEERLADVAEHYRHFHGVSPINAHNRALIDSLTTELAGHDIGLPIYWGNRNWKPYVADAVRQMRDDGVRRALVLATSATGGFSSCRQYRNDLAQARAVSGEGAPELVKLRHFFDHPGFIEANVDGARAALAELPAGERDDARLVFTAHSIPVSMNDSSGPDAAGKLYERQQRETARLVATALRGPGAEFDLVWQSRSGPAQVPWLEPDVNDHLRALAERGVQAAAVCPTGFVADHLEVLWDLDIEARATAAEVGLHFARAATAGTHPAFVTAIRELVQEQLAGAAPRALGTLGLCGIDCPATCCPAPQRPPARP from the coding sequence ATGAGCGAGTTCGACGCGTTCCTGCTGCTTTCGTTCGGCGGACCGGAGGGTCCCGAGGACGTAATGCCGTTCCTGCGCAACGTGACGCGCGGTCGCGGCGTGCCCGAGGAGCGGCTGGCCGACGTCGCCGAGCACTACCGGCACTTCCACGGCGTCTCGCCGATCAACGCGCACAACCGTGCGCTGATCGACTCGCTCACCACCGAACTCGCCGGCCACGACATCGGGCTGCCGATCTACTGGGGAAACCGGAACTGGAAGCCGTACGTGGCCGACGCCGTGCGGCAGATGCGCGACGACGGGGTACGGCGGGCGCTCGTGCTCGCGACGAGCGCCACCGGCGGCTTCTCCTCCTGCCGGCAGTACCGCAACGACCTGGCGCAAGCACGGGCCGTCTCGGGAGAGGGGGCGCCGGAACTGGTCAAGCTGCGGCACTTCTTCGACCATCCCGGCTTCATCGAGGCGAACGTCGACGGTGCACGTGCCGCGCTGGCCGAACTGCCGGCGGGTGAACGTGATGACGCGCGGCTGGTGTTCACCGCGCACTCGATCCCCGTGTCGATGAACGACTCGTCGGGCCCGGACGCCGCGGGCAAGCTCTACGAGCGGCAGCAGCGGGAGACGGCGCGGCTGGTCGCCACCGCACTGCGCGGCCCGGGCGCCGAGTTCGACCTGGTGTGGCAGTCGCGTTCCGGCCCTGCTCAGGTGCCCTGGCTCGAGCCGGACGTCAACGATCACCTTCGCGCACTCGCCGAGCGGGGCGTGCAGGCCGCCGCGGTCTGCCCGACCGGCTTCGTCGCCGACCACCTCGAGGTGTTGTGGGACCTGGACATCGAGGCGCGAGCGACCGCGGCCGAGGTCGGCCTGCACTTCGCGCGCGCCGCGACCGCCGGCACGCACCCGGCGTTCGTCACCGCGATCCGCGAACTCGTGCAGGAGCAACTCGCCGGCGCCGCACCGCGCGCACTGGGCACCTTGGGACTGTGCGGCATCGACTGCCCGGCCACCTGTTGCCCCGCGCCGCAGCGACCACCGGCCCGGCCGTGA
- a CDS encoding VWA domain-containing protein, with protein MHFIAPAWLWLLVLVAALLVAYVLLQLRRTKYVARFSNLELLGSVAPRRPGWRRHLTFALLLAGLTVLTVGVAQPTAAVRVPRDRATVMLAVDVSLSMQATDVLPSRIDAAKAAGKKFVGLLPSRINLGLVAFGGNASVLVSPTVDRAPVEAAIKGLKLQESTAIGEAIFTSLQAITVFGQATTAKGDKPPPARIVLLSDGTNTVGRPVSAAVDAAKKAGVQVSTIAFGTDNGTVTYQGDTIPVPADKQALQQIADDTGGTFHTAASVQELEQVYQNIGQQIGYTTKQRDVSWRYMAVGLLVLLAAAGTSMLWSGRLV; from the coding sequence ATGCACTTCATCGCCCCCGCCTGGCTCTGGCTGCTGGTACTCGTCGCCGCGCTGCTCGTGGCCTACGTGCTGCTGCAGCTGCGTCGCACGAAGTACGTCGCACGGTTCAGCAACCTCGAACTGCTCGGCAGCGTGGCCCCGCGCCGGCCGGGCTGGCGGCGGCACCTCACGTTCGCGTTGCTGCTCGCCGGCCTGACCGTGCTCACGGTCGGCGTCGCGCAGCCGACCGCGGCCGTGCGGGTGCCGCGGGACCGCGCAACGGTCATGCTCGCAGTGGACGTCTCGCTGTCGATGCAGGCCACCGACGTGCTGCCCTCGCGCATCGACGCCGCGAAGGCGGCCGGCAAGAAGTTCGTCGGGCTGCTGCCGTCGCGGATCAACCTCGGCCTCGTCGCTTTCGGCGGCAACGCCAGCGTGCTGGTGTCCCCGACGGTGGACCGGGCGCCCGTCGAGGCCGCGATCAAGGGACTCAAGCTGCAGGAGTCGACCGCGATCGGCGAAGCGATCTTCACCTCGCTGCAGGCGATCACGGTGTTCGGGCAGGCCACCACCGCCAAGGGTGACAAGCCGCCGCCGGCCCGCATCGTGCTGCTCAGCGACGGAACCAACACCGTCGGGCGCCCGGTCTCAGCCGCCGTCGACGCCGCCAAGAAGGCGGGCGTGCAGGTGTCGACCATCGCCTTCGGCACCGACAACGGCACGGTCACCTACCAGGGCGACACCATCCCGGTGCCGGCGGACAAGCAGGCGTTGCAGCAGATCGCCGACGACACCGGCGGCACGTTCCACACGGCGGCGTCGGTGCAGGAGCTCGAGCAGGTGTACCAGAACATCGGCCAGCAGATCGGCTACACCACCAAGCAGCGCGACGTCAGCTGGCGCTACATGGCGGTCGGCCTGCTGGTGCTGCTCGCCGCGGCCGGCACGTCCATGCTCTGGTCCGGCCGCCTCGTCTGA
- a CDS encoding AAA family ATPase, which translates to MFEVKRVIVGQERLVERMMVSLLAQGHCLLEGVPGVAKTLAVETLARTVSGSFARLQFTPDLVPSDIIGTRIYRPGAERFDTELGPIMANFVLADEINRAPAKVQSAMLEVMAEKHVTIGGRRFDVPSPFLVLATQNPIESEGVYPLPEAQRDRFLMKVGVGYPSTAEEREIVYRMGVDAPVANPVITTDELARLQNTAARVFVHHAIVDYVVRVVVATRRPAEHGMNDVAQWVSYGASPRASLGLIAAGRALALLRGRDYVLPQDVLDIASDVLAHRLVLSYDAVADGVPADEAVRRVLQTVPLPQVAPRQRSGGPGPVTGVPPQQPHVFGQSAPQQSPWGERSA; encoded by the coding sequence ATGTTCGAGGTCAAGCGGGTGATCGTCGGCCAGGAGCGGCTCGTCGAGCGGATGATGGTCAGCCTGCTCGCCCAGGGTCACTGCCTGCTCGAGGGCGTACCCGGTGTGGCCAAGACCCTCGCTGTCGAGACCCTCGCCCGCACCGTCAGCGGCAGCTTCGCACGGCTGCAGTTCACACCCGACCTGGTGCCCTCGGACATCATCGGCACCCGCATCTACCGGCCCGGCGCCGAGCGGTTCGACACCGAACTCGGCCCGATCATGGCCAACTTCGTACTGGCCGATGAGATCAACCGCGCGCCGGCGAAGGTGCAGTCGGCGATGCTCGAGGTGATGGCCGAGAAGCACGTGACCATCGGTGGCCGGCGCTTCGACGTGCCGAGCCCGTTCCTCGTGCTGGCCACGCAGAACCCGATCGAGTCCGAGGGCGTGTACCCGCTGCCCGAGGCGCAGCGCGACCGGTTCCTGATGAAGGTCGGCGTCGGCTACCCGAGCACCGCCGAGGAGCGCGAGATCGTCTACCGGATGGGCGTCGATGCCCCGGTCGCCAACCCGGTGATCACCACCGACGAGCTCGCCCGGCTTCAGAACACCGCCGCGCGCGTGTTCGTGCACCATGCGATCGTCGACTACGTCGTGCGGGTGGTCGTCGCCACCAGGCGCCCGGCCGAGCACGGCATGAACGACGTCGCGCAGTGGGTCTCCTACGGGGCGAGCCCGCGCGCCAGCCTCGGCCTGATCGCGGCCGGCCGCGCGCTCGCGCTGCTGCGCGGGCGCGACTACGTGCTTCCGCAGGACGTCCTGGACATCGCGAGCGATGTGCTCGCGCACCGCCTGGTGCTGAGCTACGACGCGGTGGCCGACGGTGTGCCGGCCGACGAGGCGGTGCGGCGCGTGCTGCAGACCGTCCCGCTGCCGCAGGTCGCGCCACGCCAGCGGTCCGGCGGTCCCGGCCCGGTGACCGGCGTGCCGCCGCAGCAGCCGCACGTGTTCGGTCAGTCGGCGCCACAACAGTCGCCCTGGGGCGAACGCTCAGCGTGA
- a CDS encoding NfeD family protein, with protein MPDWLLWLIAAGVLAAAEAVTLTLVLLMVAGGAAAGAIVAAFGAPVALQIVVALVATLALLGVVRPIAQRHLVQSDPAITGADALVGMQAVVLSEVDGRDGRIRLNGGEWSARTVDPEQRVPAGTVVRVVQIEGATALVLNDSSD; from the coding sequence GTGCCTGACTGGTTGCTCTGGCTGATCGCCGCCGGCGTGCTCGCGGCCGCCGAAGCCGTGACGCTGACGCTCGTGCTGCTCATGGTTGCCGGCGGCGCGGCAGCGGGCGCGATCGTGGCCGCGTTCGGCGCGCCGGTGGCGCTGCAGATCGTGGTGGCGCTCGTGGCGACGCTGGCGCTGCTCGGAGTCGTGCGACCGATCGCCCAGCGGCACCTGGTCCAGTCCGACCCGGCCATCACCGGCGCCGACGCGCTGGTGGGCATGCAGGCCGTCGTGCTCAGCGAGGTCGACGGCAGGGACGGGCGGATCCGGCTCAACGGCGGCGAATGGTCGGCGCGCACGGTCGATCCCGAACAGCGCGTCCCGGCCGGTACGGTCGTACGCGTCGTGCAGATCGAAGGCGCCACCGCACTGGTGTTGAACGACTCGTCCGATTAG